The Salarias fasciatus chromosome 11, fSalaFa1.1, whole genome shotgun sequence genomic interval GCAGGTGAAACATGGAGGGTTCTCCAGAGAACAGCGCCGCTGAGGGAGCCGTCAGACAGGACGTTACATTCTCTCAGAAAGTCACAGACAGTGCGCTTTGCTTCCCCACTGGTGACGCTAGCTCGCTTCAGCACTGGTGACGCTAGCTACCAAATCAAATCATAAAGCTAGCTAGCTTCTGGACTTGCGaagctagcttgttagcttatTTGAAGGTTCCTTTTGCCCTGCAGTGATAAAAGGAACGTTCCTCAGTACGTTGTTGGTTTGTTCACATAACAATAACACTCACACTCGAAATGGCttcccgtctccatggaaacagggaaacaCCACAGTTGTAAACGTCGCACATGTGAGAACttggatataaaaaaaaaacaatgtgacgTTCTGCTTCTGCTGTGAACTTCGACTAGTTACCACACCGTCATCTGCGTACATGGAGAACATTTCTGCATCCAGATACTGGAGGAGGACCGGGTTCCATCAACCTGTTCTACGTTTGGTTCCATCACAGTAACACTGCCCCAGCTTAACAACACTTTCCAGTTTTGAGCAAAACGTTTCCATCTGAACAGGGAACGGTtctttaagcatttttttttgtggagtcaGAAGAAAAGTTTGGAGATCTGGAACATTTTCAGCTGTTCTGCAGATAAGACCAGGAGAACCCGGGGAGAAGGGTTCCACTTGCTGACATGTTGGTGAAGAGTGATTTCACTCTGTCCTGTTGACACCTGGCACACTTTAccaaacacccacacactgacacacacacacacacacacacacacacacacacacacacacacacacacacacacacacacatacacatacacatacacacacacacacacacacacacacacacacacacacacacacacgtttgtacttaaATCGtttgaggacactcattgacatgaTGCATTTcttagcccctaaccctaaccgtcaaaaataaatgcctaatcctaacccagaccctaaacctaacctaaacccaactGTCCCCcgaaatcaaaaaccaagtctgaaccctcaaaaaggtcaaaaaaggcctGTTGAAAAGTGAAGAcgggcaaaaatgtcctcactttgcaaaaatgtcctcactctgttggtaaAAAACAAATTCTGGTCCTTagttttgggtatgtacaagaacacacacacacacacacacacacacacacacacacacacacacacgcacacacacacacacacacacacaaatacagtggtgctctctctctctcacacacacacacacacacacacacacacacacacacacacacacacacacacacacacacacacacacacacacaaacacacacacacacacacacacacacacaaaacacacaaacacactgacaaacaacacactgacacaaacagTAAGACATACATGATGATAATGACAATGATACACACATACAGTGGTTtgcccacacacccacacacacacacgcgcacgcacacacacacacacacacacacaggagcactCACCCTCCTGGGTAATTCCAGTCTGCTGCTTGTGTAACTTCTCTGAATGAATGAGCCCTGAGTGGGCGGAGCTTAGCTCGGATCATTTCAGGGTCGCTCCCACGCAGTCCACCTGACAGGAGGAACCTGACGTAGCCGCCTCCGCGCCCCGGAGGCAACAGGTGATCTGACAGGCTGTACATTCACTGCCACatcctggagtgtgtgtgtgtgtgtgtgtgtgtgtgtgcgcgcagtgTACGTGGAGTCACACTACACCAGGGTTTCCCAgccctggtcctcggggaacactatcctgcacgttttggatgtttcccctccaacacacctgatccaaatgatcaggattgtgatcaggcttctgcagagcttgatgacgAGCTGGTCCTTtggatcaggtgtgttggaagaaggaaacatccaaaacatgcaggatagtgcTCCCCGAGGgccagggttgggaaaccctgcaCTGCACCAACAGAACAGGCCGACTTGGTGTTCTGTCAGTACGAATGCCGCTGTTGCCCCGTTGTTCATGCTTAGAGTGTGTTCTGCTCCTGGGTGTTTGGTTTCACACTTGGCAGCTCAGAGTGACAGAGAGCTGGTGGAGGACCCCTCCGTGTCCCCCGTCTCCGTCCAGGACGCCACTGTGGACAATATGGAGGATGATGAACATCTGGACACGTCAAGAAACTGAAGGCCGTCTCAAAGAGAACAAACTGTGTCTGGTCTTCTGGTTTTTATTGGTGGCTGAAGGTCTTCAGTGACTGGAGAGCTCCGTCCTCCACactgctgcatgctgggagatcAGGCTCATGGTGGAGACACCAACAGGATCAACATAATAATGGCTAAAGTCAGTgacctggtggaggtggaggtggaggccaacatccagattatagagcatcttcctctgtctctctcctacATTGACGCCATCGTTGATACAGGAACTCCACAGTCACTGctgaaagtcatttttttccagtttttttaagcagtatttCTTGAAACTATAGTTCATTCCTATTTTCATTTACTTGATGCTGCTCTGCACACTTGGTTCTTCCAGATGTGTTTTTACTGTCGTCACATCGTGGCAAACCACATGATTCATTCAAACCTGGAGCtccagcaacaaaacaaaaacacaacaacaacaaaacctgcTTGTTTCGTATGAATCCCTGCTTCAAAGGCTTTAAAAGATGAGGGGATGAATTTCTGGCACATTTTTATTGTCAGGTAAAATCTGAATGAAGCCTAAAGAAAGTCATAACAAATGAGACAGAACCAATAAAACTCAAAGTGGGAAATGTCAGCCTGGAGGCTTGGGAAGCGTCTCACCCAAAGTCATCTCAACATCTGCACTGGAAACagtattttcaacatttcaactgGTAATAAACAGCTGTATTGTGTTAGCATAGCTAGCACAGTTAGCTCGCTCCAGACAAACATGTATTCTTCTTTGGGTAGAAGTGAACGCCACTGATATTAACCTAAATCAGCTGACGGGGATGTTCTCGGCCATTGCAGGGTTCAGTGGCACCAACACAAACGGTCTGTCCTGGTAAAGCCAGCCGTCTGCCGTCCCGGCTGGTTTTGTTCTCTGAGTGAGAACGTTCCTCTGGATCATTGTTTGATTCAGGCGCTGCTGATGGTTCCCAGCATGCCGAGCACCAGCAGCACAGCGGCCGGTGGCGGCGGCCccgccacggcggcggcggcgggcagcAGGTGAAGCCCCTCCCCGTCGGTCAGCATGCTGCGGGCGTCCTGCAGCGCGCTGACCGCCGCCTCGCTGGAGTTCAGGTCTCCGCTGGCCATCAGGTCGAACACGCAGGCCTGGTAGTAGACGTCCCGGGCGGGCAGCAGGGCGCCGCAGTGGGCCTCCGCCCAGGAGGGGGCGGGCGCCGAGGGGTCCGGGCGGGGGGGGCGCAGCGTGTCCAGCCTCTGGGACGGCGGGCAGCCCCACACGCACAGCTGCAGGTCCTGCTCCGGCCCGAAGGCCTCGATGACGCCGCGCGGCGCCCGGACCGACAGGCCCAGCGAGCCGCCGCTCTGCCGCACCACCAGCAGCGTGCCGATGTGCGCCGCCCGGATCTCCGCGTGCCGCCCGGGGCTCCGGGACCCGACCGCCAGGCTGCGCTGGccgcgccgctcgccgctccacACCGAGCCGTCGGCGAAGGCGGCGGGAACGTCGTCCAGCTCGGCCTGGTAGAGCTGCTGCTCGATGCACTGACGGAAGTTCTTAAAGATGATGGTGATCTGACAGGAAGCAAGGTCACACCGTCAGGAACACACAACAGGTCAAGGTCACACCGTCAGGAACACACAACAGGTCAAGGTCACACTGTCAGGAAGACACACCAGGTCAAGGTCACACCATCACGAACACACACCAGGTCAAGGTCAGGAAAATGTACAATGTTAAGGTCACACAGTTAAGGTCACACCATCAGGAAGATGcacaaggtcaaggtcaaaCCAGGTCATCGTCacaccatcagaaacacaccGGGTCAAGGTCAAACTGTCAGGAACAGTCAGCAGGTCAAGGTCACAGTTTGAAGTGAAGCGTCAGTGTAAATGAGGCCTGGAGTCCAAGACAAACCAGGTCCCTctgggccccgccccccctcctggTCTCGTGTGTTTCTGTTGTCCAGCTCGGCTCCTCGGTGTGTTTTCCGCTCTCCCTGCTCCGGCCGCTCTGGGACCTTCTACCTGCTccgggacaggaagtgacggcACCCAGAAGAACCCAGGTCTGTGAAGACTCACCTTGGTGAGCACGGTGGCGCGGCCGCCCCCCCCAGCCGGGGAGCTGGTGGCCTGCACGTACAGATACTCGTTATCGATgagaggccacgccccctgcaCGGCGCACGTCTGGAAGTCGTCTTTGAAGGTTCGAATGTGCGGGTCTCCAAAGACGGCGCAGTGGCGGTACTGCGGCGAGCGGCCCTCCCCGCCGAGGAGGCCGCTCTCGTACAGGCAGGCGTCCCCAGACAGTGTGCCCTgcggcagggggcggggcctggcggCGGGCCCCGCCCGCGGGCAGCGGTGCTGGATAAGCAGGTCCTCGATGCCCTGGACGGCCGAGTGGTAGGCCAGGTCGCCGCGGCACGCCCTCGCCATCCGCTTGGTGCACGTGGCGTAGGAGCGCAGGGCGCCGCAGTAACCGGCGTTCACCGCCTCTCGGCTGAGGGCGGCGCCCCCTGCCGGAACTGCGCctgcaccgccgccgccgctgaggTCCAGTGTGGCCGCCACAAAGTCAGAGTTACACCTCAGGATCCGACACGAAGCTGCAACTGCAGACAGGAAGAGTCACAACCGAGCAAGACCAGAAAAGACAGGAGGAAACATCGTTAAAAAGTCTGGACGAACTTCAGAAAAGAGGAAACGACTTCCTGGATGGATTATTCCTCAGGTTCCTCATCATCTGTCCGAGTACTgttcatgctaacatgctaacagctctgAGAAAACGACACTTTCAGATATTCAAGTGAGTGAAGCTCATCTCAGCTGTGGATTCAGGTTCAAGTTTATTCCACCGGGTCGTCTTTCATGGTGCTgccaggggtgtgtgtgtgtgtgtgtgtacctgtgttgTAACTCAGCTGgaccagcagcagagtcaggCAGATGTgg includes:
- the hjv gene encoding hemojuvelin, whose amino-acid sequence is MELCLLPWKHHICLTLLLVQLSYNTVAASCRILRCNSDFVAATLDLSGGGGAGAVPAGGAALSREAVNAGYCGALRSYATCTKRMARACRGDLAYHSAVQGIEDLLIQHRCPRAGPAARPRPLPQGTLSGDACLYESGLLGGEGRSPQYRHCAVFGDPHIRTFKDDFQTCAVQGAWPLIDNEYLYVQATSSPAGGGGRATVLTKITIIFKNFRQCIEQQLYQAELDDVPAAFADGSVWSGERRGQRSLAVGSRSPGRHAEIRAAHIGTLLVVRQSGGSLGLSVRAPRGVIEAFGPEQDLQLCVWGCPPSQRLDTLRPPRPDPSAPAPSWAEAHCGALLPARDVYYQACVFDLMASGDLNSSEAAVSALQDARSMLTDGEGLHLLPAAAAVAGPPPPAAVLLVLGMLGTISSA